In Halorientalis sp. LT38, a genomic segment contains:
- a CDS encoding SLC13 family permease, with the protein MADSQGYAERFWNYVWRLDRDTRSALRMRPTALLDRSKLSPEERKLADRLASDGGLEPNPGESDGAGSRGSGAGDGGGGGPPDGGGDGDSGDGDDGSAFDVGGTYERRQKVGLVLGPVLFAAIMLLPSPEGLSPAGQAVGATTAWVAVWWISEAIPIPATSLLPIVLFPLTGALDVDAATAPYANDLIFLFMGGFFIAMAMQRWDLHRRIALRTIKVIGGGPKRIILGFMIATAFLSMWVSNTATAMMMTPIGLAVILQTSDLVDRTDADVPTAQGEFRFGTALMLCIAYSASVGGVGTIIGTPPNLVLVGAINETFGQSISFAQWMLYGVPIAALGVAIIWVYVTRFLLPPRIDRLPGGIDVIDDELAALGPMDREEKLVLGVFTLTAAAWISRSFVLEPLVPGISDSVIAIAGALVLFLIPAREDDGSFTFLLDWDTAVGIPWGIILLFGGGLSIAAGFEESGLAVWMGQQLGALEGVSMLLVMGVVVVLTIFMTEVTSNTATTAMLMPIMASLAVGLSIHPYGIMIGAATAASFAFMLPVATPPNAVVFGSGYITMPQMAKTGFGLNLIGILLVIVLSLTWLPLVWGIDVGQLPQWAGLMIPSW; encoded by the coding sequence ATGGCAGACTCGCAAGGGTACGCCGAACGATTCTGGAACTACGTCTGGCGGCTCGACCGAGACACGAGGTCCGCCCTGCGAATGCGCCCGACTGCCCTGCTGGATCGCTCGAAACTCTCCCCCGAGGAACGGAAACTCGCCGACCGCCTCGCGAGCGACGGCGGCCTGGAGCCAAACCCCGGAGAATCCGACGGCGCCGGATCGAGAGGGAGCGGTGCCGGCGACGGCGGCGGTGGCGGTCCGCCCGACGGCGGCGGAGACGGGGACAGCGGGGACGGTGACGACGGCTCGGCGTTCGACGTCGGCGGCACGTACGAACGTCGGCAGAAGGTGGGACTCGTGCTCGGACCGGTCCTGTTCGCGGCGATTATGCTCCTTCCGTCCCCGGAGGGGCTGTCCCCGGCCGGGCAGGCGGTCGGCGCGACCACGGCCTGGGTGGCGGTGTGGTGGATCTCCGAGGCCATCCCCATCCCGGCGACGTCGCTGCTCCCGATCGTTCTGTTCCCGCTGACCGGGGCGCTGGACGTCGACGCGGCCACCGCGCCCTACGCGAACGACCTGATCTTCCTGTTCATGGGCGGGTTCTTCATCGCGATGGCGATGCAGCGCTGGGATCTCCACCGGCGGATCGCGCTGCGGACCATCAAGGTGATCGGGGGCGGCCCGAAGCGGATCATCCTCGGGTTCATGATCGCGACGGCGTTCCTCTCGATGTGGGTCTCGAACACCGCGACGGCGATGATGATGACGCCGATCGGGCTCGCGGTGATCCTCCAGACGAGCGACCTCGTCGACCGGACCGACGCGGACGTCCCCACGGCCCAGGGCGAGTTCCGGTTCGGCACGGCGCTGATGCTCTGTATCGCCTACTCGGCCTCGGTCGGCGGCGTCGGCACGATCATCGGCACCCCGCCGAACCTCGTGCTGGTCGGGGCGATCAACGAGACGTTCGGCCAGTCGATCTCGTTCGCCCAGTGGATGCTCTACGGCGTCCCCATCGCCGCGCTGGGGGTCGCGATCATCTGGGTGTACGTCACCAGGTTCCTGCTGCCGCCGCGGATCGACAGGCTCCCCGGCGGGATCGACGTCATCGACGACGAACTCGCCGCGCTCGGGCCGATGGATCGCGAGGAGAAACTCGTACTCGGCGTCTTCACCCTGACCGCGGCGGCCTGGATCTCGCGGTCGTTCGTCCTCGAACCTCTCGTGCCCGGGATCTCGGACAGCGTGATCGCCATCGCGGGCGCGCTGGTCCTGTTCCTGATCCCTGCCCGCGAGGACGACGGGTCGTTCACCTTCTTGCTCGACTGGGACACCGCCGTCGGCATCCCGTGGGGGATCATCCTCCTGTTCGGCGGTGGACTGTCGATCGCGGCCGGGTTCGAGGAGTCGGGACTCGCGGTGTGGATGGGCCAGCAACTGGGTGCCCTCGAGGGCGTCTCGATGCTCCTGGTCATGGGCGTCGTCGTCGTCCTGACGATCTTCATGACCGAAGTCACCTCGAACACGGCGACCACCGCGATGCTGATGCCGATCATGGCCTCGCTCGCGGTCGGCCTCTCGATCCACCCCTACGGGATCATGATCGGCGCGGCGACCGCCGCGTCGTTCGCGTTCATGCTCCCCGTCGCCACGCCTCCGAACGCCGTCGTCTTCGGCTCGGGGTACATCACGATGCCCCAGATGGCCAAGACCGGGTTCGGACTCAACCTCATCGGCATCCTGCTCGTCATCGTGCTCTCGCTGACCTGGCTCCCGCTCGTCTGGGGTATCGACGTCGGCCAGCTCCCGCAGTGGGCCGGACTGATGATCCCGTCCTGGTGA
- a CDS encoding 50S ribosomal protein L18e, with the protein MSKTNPRLSSLIADLKSTARDAGGEVWGDVATRLEKPRRTHAEVNLGRIERYAREDETVVVPGKVLGSGVLQKEVTVAAVDFSGTAETKIDQVGESITLEQALERNPNGADVRVIR; encoded by the coding sequence ATGAGTAAGACGAACCCGAGACTCAGTAGTCTCATCGCCGACCTGAAGTCGACCGCCCGCGACGCGGGCGGCGAGGTCTGGGGCGACGTCGCGACGCGACTCGAGAAGCCGCGTCGGACGCACGCCGAAGTCAACCTGGGCCGCATCGAGCGGTACGCCAGGGAAGACGAGACAGTCGTCGTGCCCGGGAAGGTTCTGGGCAGCGGCGTTCTCCAGAAGGAGGTCACGGTCGCTGCCGTGGACTTCTCCGGCACGGCCGAGACCAAGATCGACCAGGTAGGCGAGAGCATAACGCTAGAACAGGCACTCGAACGCAACCCCAACGGCGCAGACGTGCGGGTGATTCGATGA
- a CDS encoding 30S ribosomal protein S11, translated as MAEEGPDDIWGIAHVHASFNNTIITITDQTGAETLAKSSGGTVVKQNRDEASPYAAMQMAETVAEDVIAQGVEGVHVRVRGPGGNQQTNPGPGAQATIRALARAGLEIGRIEDVTPIPHDGTRGPKNSGF; from the coding sequence ATGGCTGAGGAAGGACCTGACGACATCTGGGGCATCGCCCACGTGCACGCATCGTTCAACAACACGATCATCACGATCACCGACCAGACCGGCGCGGAGACGCTCGCGAAGTCTTCGGGCGGGACGGTCGTCAAACAGAACCGCGACGAGGCCTCGCCGTACGCGGCCATGCAGATGGCCGAGACGGTGGCCGAGGACGTCATCGCGCAGGGCGTGGAAGGCGTCCACGTCCGCGTTCGCGGTCCTGGCGGGAACCAGCAGACCAACCCCGGTCCGGGCGCGCAGGCGACCATCCGGGCGCTGGCTCGCGCCGGCCTCGAGATCGGTCGGATCGAGGACGTGACGCCGATCCCGCACGACGGAACACGCGGCCCGAAGAACAGCGGGTTCTAA
- a CDS encoding 50S ribosomal protein L13 yields MSVAEFDADVVVEARDCILGRVASEVAQRALDGERVAVVNAERAVITGNAEDTMTTFRKRREVGSDRGPYYPKQPDRILKRSIRGMLPYKKDRGREAFENVRVYIGNPHDEDAEVVEGTSLDRLSNINFVQLGEVSEELGANVTW; encoded by the coding sequence ATGAGCGTCGCCGAATTCGACGCGGACGTCGTCGTCGAAGCTCGCGACTGCATCCTCGGCCGGGTCGCCAGCGAGGTGGCCCAGCGCGCGCTCGACGGCGAGCGCGTCGCGGTGGTCAACGCCGAGCGAGCGGTCATCACGGGCAACGCCGAGGACACGATGACGACCTTCCGCAAGCGGCGGGAGGTCGGCTCGGACCGCGGGCCGTACTACCCGAAACAGCCCGACCGGATCCTCAAGCGCTCGATCCGCGGCATGCTGCCGTACAAGAAAGACCGCGGGCGCGAGGCGTTCGAGAACGTCCGGGTCTACATCGGCAACCCCCACGACGAGGACGCGGAAGTCGTCGAGGGGACGTCGCTGGATCGGCTCTCGAACATCAACTTCGTCCAGCTGGGCGAGGTCAGCGAAGAACTCGGAGCGAACGTCACATGGTAA
- a CDS encoding 30S ribosomal protein S9 produces MVTNTSGKKKTAIARATVTDGEGRVRVNAQPVELVEPELSRLKMLEPFRIADDDLRDDVDIDVQVEGGGKSGQADAVRTAIARGLVQYHNDAELRDAYMEFDRSLLVNDVRQSEPKKWGGPGARARYQKSYR; encoded by the coding sequence ATGGTAACCAACACGTCAGGCAAGAAGAAGACGGCCATCGCACGCGCGACGGTCACGGACGGCGAGGGCCGGGTCCGGGTGAACGCCCAGCCCGTCGAACTCGTCGAGCCGGAGCTGTCGCGACTGAAGATGCTGGAACCGTTCCGGATCGCCGACGACGACCTGCGCGACGACGTCGACATCGACGTCCAGGTCGAGGGCGGCGGCAAGAGCGGCCAGGCGGACGCGGTGCGGACCGCCATCGCTCGCGGACTGGTCCAGTACCACAACGACGCGGAACTCCGGGACGCCTACATGGAGTTCGACCGGTCGCTCTTGGTCAACGACGTGCGCCAGAGCGAACCGAAAAAGTGGGGCGGCCCGGGCGCTCGGGCGCGCTACCAGAAATCATACCGCTGA
- a CDS encoding universal stress protein, translated as MYRVLLPIATDESRARAQVETVLELPAAASDLAVDVVHVHDDVSTADTEWAAGDTFSETYAEEMAEKVGETDRLPSAVETAVDRLESSHVEVAVHERTGDPAEEILDLAAQLDSDAIVLGVGGQSLVGKVLFGSVAQAVMLNSDRPVTVVPERVTES; from the coding sequence ATGTACCGCGTACTGCTCCCGATCGCGACGGACGAGTCGCGAGCGCGTGCACAGGTCGAGACCGTCCTCGAACTCCCCGCGGCGGCGAGCGACCTGGCCGTCGATGTCGTCCACGTCCACGATGACGTGTCGACGGCCGATACCGAGTGGGCCGCCGGCGACACGTTCAGCGAGACCTATGCCGAGGAGATGGCCGAGAAGGTCGGCGAGACCGATCGGCTCCCATCGGCGGTCGAAACCGCCGTCGACCGCCTCGAATCGAGCCACGTGGAGGTAGCGGTCCACGAGCGGACCGGCGACCCGGCCGAGGAGATCCTCGACCTCGCGGCGCAACTCGACAGCGACGCGATCGTCCTCGGGGTCGGCGGACAGTCGCTGGTCGGGAAAGTGCTGTTCGGCAGCGTCGCACAGGCGGTGATGCTGAACAGCGACCGACCGGTCACCGTGGTGCCGGAGCGGGTAACGGAGTCGTAG
- the moaA gene encoding GTP 3',8-cyclase MoaA, whose translation MLVDQFGREVSGVRVSLTDRCNFDCVYCHNEGLGDTRGPMDPRDDEMTTDDVVRFLEVAAEFDVEAVKFTGGEPMLREDLEEIVRRTPDSMETSLTTNGTYLPGRATDLVDAGLDRVNVSQDALDQEAFKQVTQSGEYAAVIEGVEAALDAGLDPVKLNMVVFEATAGYVPEMVDHVAENDGLQLQLIEYMPELAGRPEWAIDIDRVHGWLEEQATVVEHRDMHDRRRYWIGGGPDDDEGGMVEIVDPVGNAEFCANCHRVRVTHEGYLKGCLNRNDDLRSMGEMTKPEIRETFRETVAERVPYYGEYMIEGEDGEWTINEEYIGV comes from the coding sequence ATGCTGGTCGACCAGTTCGGGCGCGAGGTGTCGGGGGTCCGTGTGTCGCTCACGGACCGGTGTAACTTCGACTGCGTCTACTGCCACAACGAAGGACTGGGTGACACGCGCGGCCCGATGGACCCGCGGGACGACGAGATGACGACCGACGACGTGGTCCGCTTTCTGGAAGTCGCCGCCGAGTTCGACGTCGAGGCCGTCAAGTTCACCGGCGGCGAGCCGATGTTGCGCGAGGACCTGGAGGAGATCGTCCGCCGCACCCCCGACTCGATGGAGACCTCGCTGACGACCAACGGCACGTACCTCCCCGGCCGCGCCACCGATCTGGTCGACGCCGGTCTCGACAGGGTGAACGTCTCCCAGGACGCCCTCGACCAGGAGGCGTTCAAGCAGGTCACCCAGAGCGGCGAATACGCGGCCGTGATCGAGGGGGTGGAGGCCGCCCTCGACGCGGGTCTGGACCCGGTGAAGCTGAACATGGTCGTCTTCGAGGCGACCGCCGGCTACGTACCCGAGATGGTCGACCACGTCGCCGAAAACGACGGGCTCCAGCTCCAGTTGATCGAGTACATGCCCGAACTGGCCGGCCGCCCGGAGTGGGCGATCGACATCGACCGCGTCCACGGCTGGCTGGAAGAGCAAGCGACCGTCGTCGAACACCGGGACATGCACGACCGACGGCGCTACTGGATCGGGGGCGGTCCCGACGACGACGAGGGCGGTATGGTCGAGATCGTCGACCCCGTCGGCAACGCGGAGTTTTGCGCCAACTGCCATCGCGTGCGCGTCACGCACGAAGGATACCTCAAGGGCTGTCTGAACCGGAACGACGACCTGCGGTCGATGGGCGAGATGACCAAGCCCGAGATCAGGGAGACGTTCCGCGAGACGGTCGCAGAGCGCGTGCCCTACTACGGCGAGTACATGATCGAAGGGGAGGACGGCGAGTGGACGATCAACGAGGAGTACATCGGCGTCTGA
- a CDS encoding DNA-directed RNA polymerase subunit D yields the protein MAPDYDVEFIDRGDRDRKARFLVRDVSPAFANGIRRAMIADVPTLSIDEVRVIENSSVMFDEQIALRLGLVPLTTPDDYEIGETVTLALDVEGPGTAYSGDLVSTDDRVEPADKNVPIIDLKDPEGSETPQRLEIEADAVYDVGREHAKHQGGVAVGYRHLQTVEVVGDADEYGDDDPHILRGVIEEDGELIPTEEFDHDLTQRYPGKEVEVTDVPNAFVFQVETDGSMSVDELVTQAVDTLHGRAAELKDAVQL from the coding sequence ATGGCACCGGACTACGACGTGGAGTTCATCGACCGGGGCGACCGCGACAGGAAGGCGCGCTTCCTGGTCCGCGACGTGAGCCCCGCGTTCGCGAACGGAATCCGGCGGGCGATGATCGCCGACGTGCCGACGCTCTCGATCGACGAAGTGCGGGTCATCGAGAACTCGTCGGTCATGTTCGACGAGCAGATCGCGCTCCGACTCGGGCTGGTCCCGCTGACCACGCCCGACGATTACGAGATCGGTGAGACGGTCACGCTCGCGCTGGACGTCGAGGGACCGGGGACCGCCTACTCTGGCGACCTGGTCAGCACCGACGACCGCGTCGAGCCGGCCGACAAGAACGTCCCGATCATCGACCTGAAGGATCCCGAGGGCTCGGAGACGCCCCAGCGCCTGGAGATCGAGGCCGACGCCGTCTACGACGTCGGTCGCGAGCACGCCAAACACCAGGGCGGTGTGGCGGTCGGCTACCGCCACCTCCAGACGGTGGAGGTCGTCGGCGACGCCGACGAGTACGGCGACGACGACCCGCACATCCTTCGCGGCGTGATCGAGGAGGACGGCGAGTTGATCCCGACGGAGGAGTTCGACCACGACCTGACCCAGCGGTATCCGGGGAAGGAGGTCGAGGTGACGGACGTCCCCAACGCCTTCGTGTTCCAGGTCGAGACCGACGGTTCGATGTCGGTCGACGAGCTGGTGACCCAGGCGGTGGACACGCTCCACGGCCGGGCTGCGGAACTCAAAGACGCGGTACAGCTATAA
- a CDS encoding 30S ribosomal protein S4 gives MPLGTKTKLYETPNHPFQGERIAGEHDLVARYGLKNKEELWRAQSELRSYRREARQLLSAAQGDTEGDAEAAESAEFLARLKKLGILDEEDGLDDILSLDVTDVLERRLQTVVYRKGLANTARQARQFISHGHVTMEGSRVTEPSCKVAVAEADTVEFDSTSPLTDELHPERAEEQ, from the coding sequence ATGCCACTCGGAACGAAGACCAAACTCTACGAGACGCCGAACCACCCCTTCCAGGGTGAACGTATCGCCGGCGAGCACGACCTCGTCGCCCGCTACGGGCTCAAGAACAAAGAAGAGCTCTGGCGCGCCCAGTCGGAACTGCGTTCCTACCGGCGCGAGGCCCGCCAGCTGCTCAGTGCCGCACAGGGCGACACCGAGGGCGACGCCGAGGCCGCCGAGAGCGCGGAATTCCTGGCCCGCCTGAAGAAGCTCGGCATCCTCGACGAGGAGGACGGGCTCGACGACATCCTGTCGCTGGACGTCACCGACGTGCTGGAGCGCCGGCTCCAGACCGTCGTCTACCGCAAGGGCCTGGCCAACACGGCCCGGCAGGCGCGGCAGTTCATCTCCCACGGACACGTCACGATGGAGGGCAGCCGCGTCACGGAGCCCTCGTGCAAGGTGGCCGTCGCGGAGGCCGACACGGTCGAGTTCGACAGCACGAGTCCGCTGACGGACGAACTCCACCCCGAACGCGCGGAGGAACAGTAA
- the eno gene encoding phosphopyruvate hydratase, translating into MTVIADVSLRRILDSRGNATVEAEVTTESGGFGRAAAPSGASTGEYEAIELEAGEAIASARDLAVPRLVGETFAGDQRGVDQALHGADGTDDFSEIGANSAVAISMAAAKAGADTQGIPLYQHLGGAFRGRNFPIPLGNVVGGGEHAADATHIQEFLAAPVGAPSVADAVFANAAVHQEVHDILTERDLPAGKGDEGAWAPSVDDAEAFEIVDEATDRVTDELGFEVRMGLDVAGAELYDADEGVYRYGDRTRDTAEQIDYVADLVDEYELVYVEDPLDENDYEAFADLTDRVGDSEARSASGSRAAKPRDQTLICGDDLFVTNTDRLAEGIEQGAGNSILIKPNQIGTLTDAFDAIELAVENGYAPVVSHRSGETEDTTIAHLAVATDAPFIKTGAVGGERTAKLNELIRIEDNA; encoded by the coding sequence GTGACGGTGATCGCCGACGTGTCGCTGCGCCGGATCCTCGACTCCCGCGGGAACGCGACTGTCGAGGCCGAGGTCACGACCGAGAGCGGCGGGTTCGGCCGCGCGGCCGCACCCAGCGGCGCCTCGACCGGCGAGTACGAGGCCATCGAACTCGAGGCCGGCGAGGCCATCGCGTCGGCGCGCGACCTCGCGGTGCCGCGACTCGTCGGCGAGACCTTCGCCGGCGACCAGCGCGGCGTCGACCAGGCGCTGCACGGCGCGGACGGCACGGACGACTTCTCCGAGATCGGCGCCAACAGCGCGGTCGCGATCAGCATGGCCGCGGCGAAGGCGGGCGCGGACACGCAGGGAATCCCCCTCTACCAGCACCTCGGCGGTGCGTTCCGGGGGCGGAACTTCCCGATCCCGCTGGGCAACGTGGTCGGCGGCGGCGAACACGCCGCTGACGCGACCCACATCCAGGAGTTCCTGGCCGCACCCGTCGGCGCGCCGAGCGTCGCCGACGCGGTGTTCGCCAACGCGGCGGTCCACCAGGAGGTCCACGACATCCTGACCGAGCGGGACCTGCCCGCCGGGAAGGGCGACGAGGGCGCGTGGGCGCCCTCGGTGGACGACGCCGAGGCCTTCGAGATCGTCGACGAGGCCACCGATCGAGTGACCGACGAACTCGGCTTCGAGGTCCGGATGGGGCTCGACGTCGCCGGTGCGGAGCTGTACGACGCCGACGAGGGCGTCTATCGCTACGGCGATCGCACGCGCGACACGGCCGAACAGATCGACTACGTCGCGGATCTCGTGGACGAGTACGAACTCGTCTACGTCGAGGACCCGCTCGACGAGAACGACTACGAGGCCTTTGCCGACCTGACCGATCGGGTCGGGGATAGCGAGGCGCGCAGCGCCTCGGGAAGTCGAGCGGCGAAGCCGCGAGACCAGACGCTGATCTGCGGCGACGACCTGTTCGTGACCAACACGGACCGGCTCGCCGAGGGCATCGAGCAGGGTGCGGGCAACAGCATCCTGATCAAGCCCAACCAGATCGGCACGCTGACGGACGCCTTCGACGCCATCGAACTGGCGGTCGAGAACGGGTACGCGCCGGTCGTCTCCCACCGGAGCGGAGAGACCGAGGACACGACGATCGCACACCTCGCCGTGGCGACCGATGCACCGTTCATCAAGACGGGCGCGGTCGGCGGCGAGCGCACCGCGAAGCTGAACGAGCTGATCAGAATCGAGGACAACGCATGA
- a CDS encoding tyrosine--tRNA ligase produces the protein MNTADRLDLLTRYTEEVVTEDELAELLEGEPTAYIGYAPTGEMHIGHFTTIRKLADFQRAGVDVTVLIADLHAHLDSEKSPWDLLDARSEYYEESIRAMLESAGGDPETVEFVRGRDFQLDEDYTMEMYRMAAETTVARAQRAGSEVVRESESPNLGGLIYSLMQNLDVEFLDADIAYGGIDQRGIYMLGREILPEHGGEAPVCLFAPLLSGLSGGKMSASDATSKINLTDDPEQVAEKINGAYCPQGEVEDNGVLEYVRYLVFPILEERGEDFVVERPEEYGGDLVFETYDALESDYVEGDLHPQDLKNAAADAIDDAIAPIRERLTDRPELLAEAYPENDE, from the coding sequence ATGAACACGGCCGACCGGCTCGACCTGCTGACGCGCTACACCGAGGAGGTCGTCACCGAAGACGAACTGGCGGAACTACTCGAGGGGGAGCCGACGGCCTACATCGGCTACGCCCCGACCGGCGAGATGCACATCGGCCACTTCACCACGATCCGCAAACTCGCTGACTTCCAGCGAGCCGGCGTCGACGTCACGGTCCTCATCGCGGACCTGCATGCCCACCTCGATAGCGAGAAGTCGCCCTGGGACCTGCTCGACGCCCGCAGCGAGTACTACGAGGAGTCCATCCGCGCCATGCTCGAATCCGCCGGCGGTGACCCCGAGACGGTCGAGTTCGTCCGCGGCCGGGACTTCCAGCTCGACGAGGACTACACGATGGAGATGTACCGGATGGCCGCCGAGACGACCGTCGCCCGCGCCCAGCGGGCCGGCAGCGAGGTCGTCCGCGAGAGCGAGAGCCCGAACCTCGGCGGACTCATCTACTCGCTCATGCAGAACCTCGACGTCGAGTTCCTCGACGCCGACATCGCCTACGGCGGGATCGACCAGCGCGGCATCTACATGCTGGGCCGCGAGATCCTCCCCGAGCACGGCGGCGAGGCGCCGGTCTGTCTGTTCGCGCCGCTCCTCTCCGGCCTCTCGGGCGGGAAGATGAGCGCCTCCGACGCGACCTCGAAGATCAACCTCACCGACGACCCCGAGCAGGTGGCCGAGAAGATCAACGGCGCGTACTGCCCGCAGGGAGAAGTCGAGGACAACGGCGTGCTGGAGTACGTGCGCTACCTGGTCTTCCCCATCCTCGAGGAGCGCGGCGAGGACTTCGTCGTCGAGCGGCCCGAGGAGTACGGCGGGGATCTGGTCTTCGAGACGTACGACGCCCTCGAATCGGACTACGTCGAGGGCGACCTCCACCCACAGGACCTCAAGAACGCGGCGGCGGACGCCATCGACGACGCCATCGCGCCGATCCGCGAGCGCCTGACGGACCGGCCGGAACTTTTGGCCGAGGCCTACCCCGAGAACGACGAGTGA
- a CDS encoding DNA-directed RNA polymerase subunit N — protein MMVPVRCFTCGNVVGEHWEEFKARTREDDEDPEMVLDELGVERHCCRRMLVSHKDLVDIVAPYQ, from the coding sequence ATGATGGTACCGGTCCGGTGTTTCACCTGTGGTAACGTGGTCGGCGAGCACTGGGAGGAGTTCAAGGCCCGCACCAGGGAGGACGACGAGGACCCGGAGATGGTCCTCGACGAACTGGGCGTGGAGCGACACTGCTGCCGTCGCATGCTCGTCTCGCACAAGGACCTCGTCGACATCGTGGCACCGTATCAGTAA
- a CDS encoding DNA-directed RNA polymerase subunit K, translating into MAGQDNRYEKARIIGARALQVAYGAPVLIDTEQTQPILIAAEEYDAEVLPFTVRRGEQ; encoded by the coding sequence ATGGCGGGACAGGACAACAGATACGAGAAGGCACGCATCATCGGCGCGCGAGCGCTGCAGGTGGCCTACGGCGCACCGGTGCTCATCGACACGGAGCAGACCCAGCCGATCCTCATCGCGGCCGAGGAGTACGACGCCGAGGTCCTGCCGTTCACCGTCAGGCGGGGTGAACAGTGA
- a CDS encoding 30S ribosomal protein S13, translated as MSAEDPPEDENAEEEEEDIRYFVRIGQTDLDGTKSVERALTDMNGIGHRAARIIIEKTDIDRREVFGKLEDEEIEEIVGLVEGYADEVPEWMTNHQSDYFSGETTHEIGNELGMTRRQDINRMKMIDSYRGVRHKRGQKVRGQRTKSTGRTEGTIGVNVEAIKEEQAEEAAAEEEGGEE; from the coding sequence ATGAGTGCAGAAGACCCACCCGAGGACGAGAACGCGGAGGAAGAGGAGGAGGACATCCGCTACTTCGTCCGTATCGGACAGACCGACCTCGACGGGACCAAATCCGTCGAACGAGCACTGACAGACATGAACGGCATCGGCCACCGGGCCGCCCGGATCATCATCGAAAAGACCGACATCGACCGCCGCGAGGTCTTCGGCAAACTCGAAGACGAGGAGATCGAAGAGATCGTGGGCCTGGTCGAGGGCTACGCCGACGAGGTGCCCGAGTGGATGACCAACCACCAGTCGGACTACTTCTCGGGGGAGACGACCCACGAGATCGGCAACGAACTCGGCATGACGCGCCGGCAGGACATCAACCGGATGAAGATGATCGACTCCTACCGGGGCGTCCGCCACAAGCGCGGGCAGAAGGTCCGCGGCCAGCGCACGAAGTCCACTGGACGTACCGAGGGGACCATCGGCGTCAACGTCGAGGCTATCAAGGAAGAGCAGGCCGAGGAGGCCGCCGCCGAAGAGGAGGGAGGTGAAGAGTAA
- a CDS encoding Mrp/NBP35 family ATP-binding protein encodes MDEADVRDRLRSVEDPDLGDDIVSLGLVNDITLDGETVHISLALGAPYSPTETAIADDVREALADTGLEIELSAEVDSGIDPEEQILPQVKNVIAVASGKGGVGKSTVAVNLAAGLSQLGARVGLFDADVYGPNVPRMVATEERPKATKDEKLVPVEKFGMKLMSMDFLVGEDDPVIWRGPMVHKVLTQLWEDVEWGALDYMVIDLPPGTGDTQLTMLQSVPVTGAVIVTTPQDVAVDDARKGLEMFGKHDTPVLGIVENMASYQCPDCGSEHHIFGEGGGREFADEAEMPFLGSIPLDQRVREGGDDGEPTVLDEDSETGEAFREFAADTANMQGIVHRRGLSVERSTPDHEHDHEHGHDHQHDHGH; translated from the coding sequence ATGGACGAAGCCGACGTACGCGACCGCCTGCGCTCGGTCGAGGATCCGGACCTGGGCGACGACATCGTCTCGCTCGGGCTGGTCAACGACATTACGCTCGACGGCGAGACGGTTCACATCTCGCTCGCGCTGGGTGCGCCGTACTCACCGACCGAGACGGCCATCGCCGACGACGTGCGAGAGGCCCTCGCGGACACGGGCCTCGAGATCGAACTCTCGGCCGAGGTCGACAGCGGCATCGACCCCGAGGAGCAGATCCTGCCCCAGGTGAAAAACGTCATCGCCGTCGCCTCCGGGAAGGGCGGGGTCGGCAAGAGCACCGTCGCCGTCAATCTGGCCGCCGGGCTCTCGCAACTGGGCGCCCGCGTCGGCCTGTTCGACGCAGACGTCTACGGCCCGAACGTCCCGCGGATGGTCGCCACGGAAGAGCGCCCGAAGGCGACGAAGGACGAGAAGCTCGTCCCCGTCGAGAAGTTCGGGATGAAGCTGATGAGCATGGACTTCCTCGTCGGCGAGGACGACCCCGTCATCTGGCGCGGCCCGATGGTCCACAAGGTGCTCACCCAGCTCTGGGAGGACGTCGAGTGGGGCGCGCTGGACTACATGGTGATCGACCTGCCGCCGGGCACCGGCGACACCCAGCTGACGATGCTCCAGAGCGTCCCCGTCACCGGCGCCGTCATCGTCACGACGCCCCAGGACGTGGCCGTCGACGACGCCCGCAAGGGCCTCGAGATGTTCGGCAAGCACGACACGCCCGTGCTGGGCATCGTGGAGAACATGGCCTCCTATCAGTGTCCGGACTGTGGCTCAGAACACCACATCTTCGGCGAGGGCGGCGGCCGCGAGTTCGCCGACGAGGCCGAGATGCCATTCCTGGGATCGATCCCGCTCGACCAGCGGGTCCGGGAGGGCGGCGACGACGGCGAACCGACGGTTCTGGACGAGGACAGCGAGACAGGGGAGGCCTTCCGGGAGTTCGCCGCCGACACCGCGAACATGCAGGGGATCGTCCACCGGCGCGGCCTCTCCGTCGAACGCTCGACGCCGGATCACGAACACGATCACGAACACGGTCACGACCACCAGCACGATCACGGGCACTGA